The Synechocystis sp. PCC 7509 genome includes a window with the following:
- a CDS encoding DUF2499 domain-containing protein — protein sequence MHALSIPTWIIHISSVIEWVSAIWLIWLYGEATKNRSWFALSFAMLPALISAMCACTWHFFDNTTSLEWLVTLQAAMTLIGNCTLLAAGWWIWRTSKLKPEATTESPPNSSKIGA from the coding sequence ATGCACGCCCTTTCTATTCCTACGTGGATCATTCATATTTCTAGCGTTATTGAGTGGGTTAGCGCTATTTGGTTAATTTGGCTTTATGGAGAAGCGACAAAAAACCGCTCTTGGTTTGCTTTATCCTTCGCCATGCTACCAGCCTTAATTAGCGCTATGTGTGCTTGTACTTGGCACTTTTTTGATAACACTACTTCCTTAGAATGGCTGGTGACGCTTCAAGCAGCGATGACATTAATCGGTAACTGTACGCTTTTAGCGGCGGGGTGGTGGATTTGGAGAACGAGTAAATTAAAACCAGAGGCAACTACTGAATCACCGCCAAATTCTTCTAAAATAGGCGCATGA
- a CDS encoding DUF3593 domain-containing protein, which yields MISKETLFALSLFPYLGFLWFLSRTKQMPRLALMGFYGTLVFVAITIPAAIYAQVHYGKSLADVDWLHGSAESFLTLANIVLVLGFRQALMAAKSPE from the coding sequence ATGATTTCTAAAGAAACTCTTTTTGCTTTATCTTTATTTCCCTACCTAGGTTTTTTATGGTTTCTTAGCCGTACTAAGCAAATGCCACGTTTAGCACTTATGGGCTTTTACGGTACTTTGGTTTTTGTCGCCATTACTATCCCTGCCGCAATTTACGCCCAGGTGCATTATGGTAAGTCTTTAGCCGATGTTGATTGGCTGCATGGTTCGGCGGAATCCTTTTTAACGCTGGCTAATATTGTGTTGGTGCTGGGTTTTAGACAAGCGTTGATGGCAGCTAAAAGCCCTGAATGA
- a CDS encoding glutathione S-transferase family protein: MGLGVLKDGKWIAQRDQEDEQGKFVRPSTTFRDRITSDGSSGFKAEVGRYHLYISWACPWAHRTAIMRRLKGLEDIIGLSVVAPEIDQNSWEFSDSEPGCIPDTLNHNRYLWELYLQAEPNYSGRVTVPVLWDKQTGKIVNNESREIVRMLDTQFEEYAKNNLDFYPEKLQSAIDEVADAIYQPINNGVYKAGFATTQSAYNEAVTELFTKLDRWENVLAKQRYLCGDRITEADWFMFTTLLRFDAVYYVHFKCNLRRIIDYPNLWNYLKDLYQQPGIKETCNLDHIKRHYYRSHPNVNPTKIVPKGPIIDFEEAHNRDRLPVTV; encoded by the coding sequence ATGGGTTTGGGTGTTCTTAAAGACGGTAAATGGATTGCTCAAAGAGATCAAGAAGACGAGCAAGGCAAATTTGTTCGTCCTTCTACTACCTTCCGCGATCGCATTACCAGCGACGGTAGTAGCGGTTTTAAAGCTGAAGTGGGGCGTTACCATCTTTACATCTCTTGGGCGTGTCCTTGGGCGCACCGTACCGCCATTATGCGCCGCTTAAAGGGCTTGGAAGATATTATTGGTTTATCGGTAGTAGCACCAGAAATTGACCAAAATAGCTGGGAATTTTCAGATAGTGAACCTGGTTGCATTCCCGATACTCTTAACCATAATCGCTACCTGTGGGAATTGTACCTTCAAGCCGAGCCTAATTATAGTGGACGGGTAACAGTTCCGGTATTGTGGGACAAGCAAACAGGCAAAATTGTTAATAACGAGTCTCGTGAAATTGTCAGGATGCTTGATACTCAGTTTGAGGAGTATGCAAAAAACAATCTTGATTTTTATCCTGAAAAATTGCAGTCAGCTATTGATGAAGTTGCCGATGCTATCTACCAACCAATCAATAATGGCGTGTATAAAGCAGGTTTTGCGACTACTCAATCGGCTTACAATGAAGCTGTAACCGAACTATTTACAAAATTAGATCGCTGGGAAAATGTTTTAGCTAAACAAAGATATCTATGTGGCGATCGCATTACCGAAGCTGATTGGTTTATGTTTACAACTTTATTACGGTTTGATGCAGTCTACTACGTCCACTTTAAATGTAACTTGCGCCGGATTATCGATTATCCCAATCTTTGGAATTACCTCAAAGACTTGTACCAGCAGCCAGGAATCAAAGAAACCTGCAACTTAGACCATATAAAACGGCATTACTACCGCAGCCATCCGAATGTTAATCCGACAAAAATTGTGCCTAAAGGGCCAATAATTGATTTTGAGGAAGCACACAACCGCGATCGCCTACCAGTTACTGTATAG
- the gatC gene encoding Asp-tRNA(Asn)/Glu-tRNA(Gln) amidotransferase subunit GatC codes for MIDREQVHKVALLARLELSPEEEAQFTTQLGSIIDYFAQLSELDVTDVPPTTRAIDVSNVTRKDELQPYGEREAILTGAPDQEGDFFKVPQILSAE; via the coding sequence ATGATCGACCGCGAACAAGTCCATAAAGTTGCTTTGCTTGCCCGTTTAGAGCTATCACCAGAAGAAGAAGCACAATTTACTACTCAGTTGGGCAGTATTATAGATTATTTTGCTCAATTAAGCGAACTTGATGTAACTGATGTCCCGCCGACAACCCGCGCCATTGATGTTAGTAACGTCACGCGCAAGGATGAATTACAACCCTACGGAGAGAGAGAAGCAATCCTAACTGGTGCGCCAGATCAAGAAGGAGACTTTTTTAAAGTTCCCCAAATCCTGAGCGCAGAATGA
- a CDS encoding photosystem I assembly protein Ycf3 — protein sequence MPRTQRNDNFIDKSFTVMADIILKILPTNKKAKEAFVYYRDGMSAQADGEYAEALDNYNEALELEEDANDRSYILYNMGLIYASNGEHQRALDQYELAIESNPRLPQALNNIAVIYHYQGEQAKSVGDVDASERLFDKAAQYWVRAIRMAPNNYLEAQNWLKTTGRSNIDVYF from the coding sequence ATGCCCAGAACTCAACGTAACGATAATTTTATTGACAAGTCTTTTACAGTCATGGCAGATATTATTTTAAAAATCTTGCCTACTAATAAAAAAGCCAAAGAAGCCTTTGTTTACTACCGCGATGGAATGTCAGCGCAAGCCGATGGCGAATACGCAGAAGCACTAGACAACTATAACGAAGCTTTAGAATTAGAGGAAGACGCGAACGATCGCAGTTACATCCTTTACAATATGGGGCTTATTTATGCTAGTAATGGCGAACACCAAAGAGCTTTAGATCAATACGAACTAGCCATAGAATCTAATCCCCGTCTACCTCAAGCGTTAAATAATATTGCTGTAATTTACCACTACCAAGGCGAACAAGCCAAATCTGTCGGCGATGTGGACGCATCAGAGAGATTATTTGATAAAGCTGCACAATATTGGGTAAGAGCGATTCGTATGGCTCCTAATAATTACCTTGAAGCCCAAAACTGGCTTAAGACTACCGGACGCTCGAACATAGATGTTTATTTCTAG
- a CDS encoding IS5 family transposase (programmed frameshift): MTYKKVKKLKAEEFKRLTGVHFDTFNQMVEIVKEAEKSRKKTGRPPKLKVEDQILMVLEYLREYRTFFHLGATWGINESTAYRIIQKIENILIKAPQLRLPGKKRLIDDDYQLETVVIDVSETPIERPKKKQKSYYSGKKKRHTLKAQVVIDQRNGEILCTYYGKGSEHDFKLYKRSKIRIKKEVKCLADKGYQGIKKHHHFSQIPKKKPRKDKLSVAEKKENRELAKERIIIENVFAHLKRFRILQGRYRNRRKRFGLRFNLIASIYNYELNLNANQS, translated from the exons GTGACTTATAAAAAGGTAAAAAAATTAAAGGCGGAAGAATTTAAACGTTTGACTGGAGTGCATTTTGACACTTTTAATCAAATGGTAGAAATAGTCAAGGAAGCGGAAAAATCAAGGAAGAAAACTGGCAGACCGCCAAAACTAAAGGTAGAAGACCAAATCTTAATGGTCTTAGAATATTTACGAGAGTACCGAACTTTTTTTCATTTAGGTGCTACTTGGGGAATAAACGAATCTACAGCCTACCGAATTATTCAAAAAATAGAAAATATTTTAATTAAAGCTCCTCAACTAAGACTACCAGGGAAAAAGAGATTGATTGACGATGATTATCAGCTAGAAACGGTAGTAATAGATGTAAGTGAGACCCCCATAGAAAGACCTAAAAAAA AACAAAAGAGCTATTATAGTGGCAAGAAAAAAAGACATACGTTGAAAGCCCAAGTAGTTATCGATCAAAGAAATGGAGAAATACTGTGTACGTACTATGGCAAGGGTTCTGAACATGATTTCAAGTTATATAAAAGAAGCAAAATCAGGATTAAAAAAGAGGTTAAATGTTTAGCAGATAAGGGATATCAAGGAATTAAAAAGCATCATCATTTTAGTCAAATACCTAAAAAGAAGCCAAGAAAAGATAAGCTTTCTGTAGCCGAGAAAAAAGAGAATAGAGAACTAGCGAAAGAGAGAATAATTATTGAAAATGTTTTTGCCCATTTGAAAAGATTTAGGATTTTACAAGGGCGATATAGAAACAGAAGGAAACGATTTGGATTAAGGTTTAATTTAATAGCTTCTATTTATAATTATGAGCTTAACTTAAACGCAAATCAATCTTAA
- a CDS encoding chlorophyll a/b-binding protein gives MQSTPKVVTPPVMEDRNAWRYGFTPQAEIWNGRLAMIGFLAAAGIELFSGQGFLHFWGIM, from the coding sequence ATGCAAAGTACACCAAAAGTAGTTACACCCCCAGTAATGGAAGACCGCAACGCTTGGCGTTATGGTTTTACTCCTCAAGCCGAAATCTGGAACGGTCGGCTAGCAATGATTGGTTTTTTGGCTGCTGCTGGAATTGAACTATTTTCTGGACAAGGTTTTCTGCACTTCTGGGGCATCATGTAA
- the rpoD gene encoding RNA polymerase sigma factor RpoD, with protein MNQANNVLETTHQPEIKTINQPESTLEVLIEEEFNPLDLDEQDELIESQPEEEVKAGKVVKSRRRAQTKKKHYTEDSIRLYLQEIGRIRLLRADEEIELARKIAELLQMERVREQLCDRLDRDPHDSEWAEAVELPINSFRYRLHVGRRAKDKMVQSNLRLVVSIAKKYMNRGLSFQDLIQEGSLGLIRAAEKFDHEKGYKFSTYATWWIRQAITRAIADQSRTIRLPVHLYETISRIKKTTKLLSQEMGRKPTEEEIATRMEMTIEKLRFIAKSAQLPISLETPIGKEEDSRLGDFIESDGETPEDQVSKNLLREDLEKVLDGLSPRERDVLRLRYGLDDGRMKTLEEIGQIFNVTRERIRQIEAKALRKLRHPNRNSVLKEYIR; from the coding sequence ATGAACCAGGCTAACAACGTACTCGAAACCACTCATCAGCCTGAAATCAAAACAATTAATCAGCCTGAAAGCACATTAGAAGTTTTGATTGAAGAAGAATTTAATCCTTTAGACCTAGACGAACAAGATGAATTGATAGAATCCCAACCTGAAGAAGAAGTAAAAGCTGGTAAAGTTGTCAAGTCTCGTCGTCGGGCGCAAACTAAAAAGAAGCACTATACAGAAGATTCAATTCGTCTGTATTTGCAAGAAATAGGTAGAATTCGGCTGTTAAGAGCGGATGAGGAAATTGAACTAGCTCGAAAAATTGCCGAATTGCTGCAAATGGAGCGCGTCAGGGAGCAACTTTGCGATCGCCTAGATCGAGATCCCCATGACAGTGAATGGGCTGAAGCTGTAGAGTTACCAATAAATTCCTTTCGTTATCGCCTCCATGTGGGACGACGGGCTAAAGATAAAATGGTGCAGTCGAACTTGCGTTTAGTAGTTTCTATTGCCAAAAAGTACATGAATCGTGGTCTATCGTTTCAAGACTTGATTCAAGAAGGAAGTTTGGGTTTGATCCGGGCGGCGGAAAAGTTCGATCACGAAAAGGGTTATAAGTTTTCAACTTACGCTACATGGTGGATTCGTCAAGCAATTACGCGCGCGATCGCCGATCAATCAAGAACAATTCGTTTACCCGTCCACCTTTACGAAACTATTTCCCGCATTAAAAAGACAACAAAGCTGCTTTCTCAAGAGATGGGACGTAAGCCCACTGAGGAAGAAATTGCAACTCGAATGGAAATGACCATTGAGAAACTGCGATTTATTGCTAAGTCCGCTCAATTGCCAATTTCTCTAGAAACGCCTATTGGTAAAGAAGAAGATTCTCGCCTGGGTGATTTCATTGAGTCGGATGGTGAAACGCCAGAAGATCAAGTTTCTAAAAATCTGTTGCGTGAAGACTTAGAGAAAGTTTTAGATGGTCTTAGCCCCCGCGAACGCGATGTATTGCGCCTGCGTTATGGTTTAGATGACGGTCGGATGAAGACGTTGGAAGAAATTGGACAGATATTTAACGTCACCCGCGAACGCATTCGTCAAATAGAAGCTAAAGCTTTACGTAAATTACGACATCCAAACCGTAATAGCGTTTTGAAAGAATATATCCGCTAA
- a CDS encoding polysaccharide deacetylase family protein gives MQLAPFFPVLYRILQPTFPDCLWSGNAHTKEIALTFDDGPHPVYTPQLLKVLDDYAIPASFFLLGACVHRYPTVAKSVCDFGHSIGLHGYDHRSFPLLTTTQLRQSLESTQSAISAACGINGTKLRNVRPPNGLFTPQTLELLTQWQYRSVMWSVVPEDWVRPGINLVVQRVLEQVQNGSTIVLHDGACGGSDVAEITQILIPQLLQLGYKFVNIDNFWHSHPSYLQP, from the coding sequence ATGCAACTGGCTCCATTTTTTCCTGTTCTTTACCGCATTTTACAACCTACTTTCCCTGACTGTCTTTGGTCGGGGAATGCTCATACAAAAGAAATTGCTTTAACGTTTGACGATGGACCTCATCCAGTTTATACGCCCCAATTGCTCAAGGTTTTGGATGATTACGCTATCCCAGCTAGTTTTTTTTTGTTGGGTGCTTGCGTCCATCGTTACCCCACGGTTGCCAAATCAGTTTGCGACTTCGGACATTCGATTGGTTTGCATGGCTACGATCATCGCTCTTTTCCGCTTCTTACCACTACGCAGTTGCGACAAAGCTTAGAATCAACTCAAAGTGCGATTTCAGCAGCTTGCGGTATAAATGGCACAAAGCTCCGCAATGTTCGCCCTCCCAACGGTTTATTTACTCCCCAAACTCTAGAATTATTAACTCAATGGCAATACCGTTCGGTAATGTGGAGTGTAGTCCCTGAAGATTGGGTACGACCGGGAATTAATCTTGTCGTACAAAGAGTTCTGGAACAAGTACAGAACGGTTCTACTATTGTTTTACATGATGGCGCTTGTGGCGGCTCTGATGTGGCAGAAATTACCCAAATTTTGATTCCACAACTTCTACAACTCGGCTATAAGTTTGTTAATATTGATAACTTTTGGCATTCCCACCCCAGCTATCTACAACCATAA
- a CDS encoding alpha/beta fold hydrolase, whose protein sequence is MFQPLGFEQNSVLTSLGRMAYYANTGIPWICHPSAETLVFLHGFGGGSSAYEWSKVYPAFASEYKIIAPDLIGWGNSEHPERNYQIDDYLTTIGEFLAQVSSIPVTVVASSLTAALTIRVAIARPELFKSLILTTPAGLSDFGADYSRSFFAQLISTPILDRLLYSAGVATSNGIRSFLEQRQFACSNRVYEEIVDAYLESAKQPNAEYAALSFVRGDLCFDLSTYISQLTIPTAIIWGKKSQFTESQIGERFATINPQAIKIFQQIEDVGLTPQLELPAVTIGLIRRFLTLLAES, encoded by the coding sequence ATGTTTCAGCCGCTAGGATTTGAGCAAAATTCTGTACTAACTTCTTTAGGCAGAATGGCATACTATGCCAACACTGGGATACCTTGGATCTGTCACCCATCGGCGGAAACTTTAGTATTTTTGCACGGCTTTGGTGGTGGATCTTCGGCTTACGAATGGTCTAAAGTTTATCCAGCTTTTGCCAGTGAGTACAAAATTATCGCGCCGGATTTGATTGGTTGGGGCAATTCCGAGCATCCTGAACGCAATTATCAAATTGACGATTATCTAACTACCATTGGCGAATTTTTAGCCCAAGTTTCGAGCATTCCTGTAACCGTAGTAGCTTCATCGTTGACCGCAGCTTTGACAATTAGAGTTGCGATCGCCCGTCCTGAGTTATTTAAGTCATTAATTCTGACTACTCCGGCGGGACTTTCGGACTTTGGCGCTGATTACTCGCGCAGTTTCTTTGCTCAGTTAATTAGTACGCCAATTCTCGACCGCCTACTTTATAGCGCGGGTGTTGCTACAAGTAACGGCATCCGTAGCTTTTTAGAACAACGGCAATTTGCTTGTTCTAACCGAGTTTACGAGGAAATTGTCGATGCTTACCTAGAATCAGCCAAACAACCCAACGCCGAATATGCGGCGCTGTCTTTTGTGCGCGGCGACTTGTGTTTCGATTTATCTACTTATATTTCACAGCTAACTATTCCTACAGCCATTATTTGGGGGAAAAAGTCTCAATTTACAGAATCCCAAATAGGTGAGCGTTTTGCTACCATCAATCCCCAAGCAATTAAAATTTTTCAGCAAATAGAGGATGTAGGGCTTACACCTCAACTTGAATTACCCGCCGTTACAATTGGTTTAATCCGCCGATTTTTAACTTTATTAGCAGAGAGCTAG
- a CDS encoding DUF4330 domain-containing protein, translating to MAILDSQGRLFGKINLLDLGAVLVIVLVLIGIFLYPGTSGSVAQVNESTKPVEVDLVVRGLNIKDPEQLFTNGFTKGGKTNIVIRNQPHGNLEIKSIQELPRTILVAQPDGSLKEYTDPRPNQYSTDMLLTLKGKATIRPDGPVISNSKIKIGNPIELEGFNYNFNATVIDVRIIDGKV from the coding sequence ATGGCTATTTTGGATTCTCAAGGTCGTTTATTTGGCAAAATAAATTTGCTCGATTTGGGTGCTGTTTTAGTAATTGTCTTAGTTTTAATCGGTATCTTTTTATATCCTGGCACTTCGGGTTCGGTGGCTCAAGTGAACGAATCTACTAAACCTGTCGAAGTAGATTTAGTAGTGCGGGGGTTGAATATCAAAGATCCAGAACAACTATTTACCAATGGATTTACTAAAGGCGGCAAAACCAACATTGTTATCCGCAATCAACCCCATGGAAACCTAGAAATTAAGTCTATTCAGGAGTTACCCAGAACGATATTAGTAGCTCAACCTGATGGCTCTTTGAAAGAGTACACAGATCCTAGACCAAATCAATATAGTACCGATATGCTTTTAACCTTAAAAGGTAAGGCAACAATTAGACCCGATGGGCCGGTAATCAGTAATAGTAAGATAAAAATTGGTAATCCCATTGAACTTGAAGGTTTTAATTACAACTTCAATGCTACGGTCATCGATGTCCGCATCATAGACGGCAAAGTTTAA
- a CDS encoding M48 family metallopeptidase has protein sequence MVSVFIALGITVSSVLPSQAISVFDLLRQGVQIFQLSNISDRQEVQLGTQIDQQLKREVRIYRNQDITSYVEQIGRRLARASDRPNLPYTFQVVDDKGVNAFATAGGFVYVNTGLLRMADNEAELASVMAHEIGHITGKHLVEQMRESALAQGVSQAAGLDRNAAVQIGVDLALRRPNSRKDELEADQVGLRNLRRAGYAESGMVSFMKKLLRSGSTPTFLSTHPATRDRIAALERAIDPQRANVGIGLNSNAYKSQIRALS, from the coding sequence ATGGTATCTGTGTTTATTGCCTTGGGTATTACTGTAAGCTCAGTTTTGCCATCTCAAGCCATTTCTGTATTCGATTTGCTGCGCCAGGGAGTGCAGATATTTCAGTTATCAAACATTTCCGATCGCCAAGAGGTGCAACTTGGTACGCAAATTGACCAGCAGCTAAAGCGCGAGGTGCGGATTTATCGAAATCAAGACATAACTTCTTATGTAGAGCAAATTGGTAGACGACTAGCGAGGGCAAGCGATCGCCCCAATCTACCCTATACTTTCCAAGTAGTAGACGATAAGGGCGTTAATGCTTTTGCAACGGCGGGTGGTTTTGTTTATGTCAATACAGGTTTGCTAAGAATGGCAGACAATGAAGCAGAACTTGCTAGTGTAATGGCGCACGAAATCGGGCATATCACAGGTAAGCATTTAGTCGAGCAAATGCGGGAAAGTGCTTTAGCTCAAGGTGTCTCGCAAGCGGCGGGTTTAGATCGTAACGCGGCGGTGCAAATTGGGGTAGATTTGGCGCTGCGTCGTCCTAATAGTCGTAAAGATGAATTAGAAGCCGATCAAGTAGGACTAAGAAATTTAAGACGAGCGGGTTATGCTGAGTCGGGGATGGTTTCGTTTATGAAAAAGCTGCTCCGCTCTGGTTCTACGCCTACGTTTTTGAGTACACACCCAGCCACGCGCGATCGCATTGCGGCTTTAGAACGCGCGATTGATCCCCAAAGAGCAAATGTAGGTATTGGTTTAAATAGCAATGCTTACAAGTCTCAAATTCGCGCTCTAAGTTAA
- a CDS encoding ferredoxin reductase family protein, protein MRSLLVRNPIAIGVFWVIVYLVIVLLPLLILLLYPPAANVGRGFWLDFSVALGFIGLAMMAMQFALTARIRLIEASYGIDLILQFHRYTSVVAFLFILVHPIILFIDNPKTLQLLNFFHAPWRARAAVIATLALILMVVTSIGRKRLKIPYEPWCMAHGILATVSVGFGLSHALGVGHYLGLFWERTVWIGIVLITLWLLVYVRLVKPLFMLRKPYLVEAVIPQRGDVWNLVLQPRGHVGIHFQPGQFAWITLQISPFRMREHPFSIVSSAERPERIEFGIKAVGDFTKTIKDVAPGTKAFVDGPYGVFMTDRYEDSAGFVFIAGGIGITPILSMLVTLADRHDERPLHLIYGSKTWGNITYRQELSALTDKLDLTIVYVLRNPPKDWSGETGYIDKQLLQRYLPKRPATRNYFICAVPKMMDQIELALHESGVPVTHVHLEHFNLV, encoded by the coding sequence ATGAGAAGCTTATTAGTAAGAAATCCTATTGCCATAGGAGTATTCTGGGTAATTGTATATTTGGTAATTGTTCTGTTACCACTATTGATTTTACTTTTATACCCCCCCGCAGCTAACGTAGGACGGGGTTTTTGGCTAGACTTTTCTGTTGCTCTCGGTTTCATCGGCTTGGCAATGATGGCAATGCAATTTGCTTTGACGGCTAGAATTCGCCTCATTGAAGCTTCCTATGGGATTGACTTGATTTTACAGTTTCACCGCTATACCTCAGTAGTTGCCTTTTTATTTATCTTGGTTCACCCAATAATTTTATTTATTGATAATCCAAAAACTTTGCAACTATTAAATTTTTTTCACGCTCCTTGGCGAGCTAGAGCGGCAGTTATTGCTACTTTGGCACTGATATTAATGGTAGTGACTTCCATCGGACGCAAACGCCTGAAAATTCCCTACGAGCCTTGGTGCATGGCTCATGGCATCTTAGCGACGGTTTCTGTGGGCTTTGGTTTAAGTCATGCCCTGGGTGTGGGTCACTATTTAGGACTATTTTGGGAGCGAACTGTATGGATTGGGATAGTTCTCATCACCTTGTGGCTGCTGGTGTACGTCAGGCTGGTTAAGCCCTTGTTTATGCTCAGAAAACCTTACTTAGTAGAAGCCGTAATTCCCCAACGAGGCGATGTTTGGAATTTAGTTTTACAACCTAGAGGTCATGTTGGGATACATTTCCAACCCGGTCAATTTGCTTGGATTACACTGCAAATTTCTCCATTCCGCATGAGAGAACATCCTTTTTCCATAGTTTCTAGTGCGGAACGACCCGAACGAATAGAATTTGGGATTAAAGCTGTAGGAGATTTCACCAAAACAATCAAAGATGTTGCACCAGGTACTAAAGCCTTCGTAGACGGGCCTTATGGAGTTTTTATGACAGACCGCTATGAAGATTCAGCAGGATTTGTTTTTATTGCTGGAGGTATTGGTATTACGCCAATTTTGAGTATGTTGGTTACTTTGGCGGATCGTCATGACGAACGCCCGCTCCACTTAATTTATGGGAGTAAAACATGGGGAAACATCACCTATCGACAAGAATTATCAGCGCTCACCGATAAATTAGACCTAACAATTGTCTATGTTTTGCGAAATCCACCCAAGGATTGGTCGGGAGAGACTGGCTACATCGATAAGCAGCTACTGCAAAGATATTTACCTAAACGTCCAGCAACCCGTAATTATTTTATTTGCGCTGTCCCTAAAATGATGGATCAAATAGAACTCGCTTTACATGAGTCGGGAGTACCCGTTACTCACGTCCACTTAGAACACTTCAATCTTGTATAA
- a CDS encoding NUDIX hydrolase has translation MHVEGQIRVLALGLIKKDNRIFISQGYDPVKQQTFYRAMGGGVDFGETSLEALKREFQEEIQAQLTNISYLGCLENLFTFNGKQGHELLQVYQGDFVDSKFYELESLVFAEGKRQKTALWVDVSRFKLGELLLVPEPFLEFI, from the coding sequence ATGCACGTTGAAGGACAAATTCGAGTTTTGGCTTTGGGATTGATTAAAAAAGACAATCGCATTTTTATTTCCCAAGGCTACGATCCAGTCAAACAGCAAACTTTTTACCGCGCCATGGGTGGTGGGGTAGATTTTGGCGAAACCAGTCTTGAAGCTCTAAAGCGAGAATTTCAAGAGGAAATTCAAGCGCAATTAACCAATATTTCTTACTTAGGATGCTTAGAAAACCTATTTACTTTTAATGGTAAACAAGGTCACGAACTACTACAGGTTTATCAGGGCGATTTTGTTGATTCTAAGTTTTACGAGTTGGAAAGCTTAGTTTTTGCCGAAGGTAAGCGGCAAAAAACCGCTCTATGGGTAGATGTTTCTCGGTTTAAATTGGGGGAACTATTATTAGTCCCAGAACCATTTTTAGAGTTTATCTAA
- a CDS encoding DUF3531 family protein gives MQIQFREFNPFDLWIWVEFSTVPSEMEKKYLEEAFNSWFYLGKLGAFNAENLQVQDEGLDISYMNYDDRRADDSLMSLMHNMGAFEYQGTWARCWFDLGTSDAIALDILINCLTQLDREYLPMEQLYIGGENADWTVEDSESRPESIYDYNN, from the coding sequence ATGCAAATACAGTTTCGAGAATTTAATCCTTTTGACTTGTGGATCTGGGTAGAATTTAGTACCGTTCCCTCGGAAATGGAAAAAAAATATTTAGAAGAAGCCTTTAATTCTTGGTTTTATCTTGGCAAACTCGGAGCATTTAACGCTGAAAATCTCCAAGTTCAAGATGAAGGACTAGATATTAGCTACATGAACTATGACGATCGTCGGGCGGATGATAGCTTAATGTCATTGATGCACAATATGGGAGCTTTTGAGTATCAAGGGACTTGGGCGCGGTGCTGGTTTGATTTGGGGACAAGTGACGCGATCGCTCTCGATATTTTGATTAATTGCCTAACTCAACTAGATCGAGAATATCTACCGATGGAGCAATTGTATATTGGCGGTGAAAATGCTGATTGGACGGTAGAAGATAGCGAAAGCCGCCCAGAATCTATTTACGATTACAACAACTAA